The following coding sequences are from one Mycobacterium bourgelatii window:
- a CDS encoding NAD-dependent epimerase/dehydratase family protein: protein MRESRILITGATGQVAAPIAKALAADNEVWGIARFTNPEARADLESAGVRCEVVNLAAGDFTALPSDFDYVLNLAVAKSGRWDKDLGANAESVGLLMAHCRGVKAFLHCSSAAVYDPPDDELRTERAALGDNHKFLFPTYSISKIAGETVARTMARVLGVPTTIARLNVPYGDNGGWPFFHMEMMLGGIPIPVPPGGPARYNPIHEDDIIASLPKLLEAASVPAITVNWAGDQIVSIQEWCAYIGTLIGHVPTFDESEQALRGNPVDVTRLHEIVGPTSTVDWRDGIRRMVAKFHPELVRQR from the coding sequence ATGCGTGAGTCGAGGATCCTGATCACCGGTGCGACCGGACAGGTCGCCGCTCCCATCGCCAAAGCGTTAGCGGCCGACAACGAGGTTTGGGGCATCGCCCGCTTCACCAACCCCGAAGCCCGGGCGGATCTCGAGAGCGCCGGCGTGCGGTGCGAAGTGGTCAACTTGGCCGCCGGTGATTTCACCGCGCTGCCGTCCGACTTCGACTACGTGCTCAATCTCGCGGTGGCCAAGAGCGGCAGGTGGGACAAGGACCTCGGTGCGAACGCGGAGTCGGTTGGCCTACTCATGGCGCACTGCCGTGGCGTAAAAGCGTTCCTGCACTGCTCATCTGCGGCGGTCTACGATCCGCCGGACGACGAGCTGCGCACCGAGCGCGCCGCGTTGGGCGACAACCACAAGTTTCTGTTCCCCACCTATTCCATTTCCAAGATTGCGGGGGAGACCGTTGCCCGAACGATGGCCCGGGTCCTCGGAGTGCCGACCACCATCGCGCGCCTCAACGTTCCCTACGGCGACAACGGCGGCTGGCCGTTTTTTCACATGGAGATGATGCTGGGCGGCATCCCGATCCCCGTCCCGCCCGGCGGACCTGCCCGCTACAACCCGATCCACGAGGACGACATCATCGCCTCCCTCCCGAAGCTGCTGGAGGCGGCGTCGGTTCCGGCGATTACCGTCAACTGGGCGGGGGACCAGATTGTCAGCATCCAGGAATGGTGCGCCTATATCGGCACGCTGATCGGGCACGTGCCGACATTCGACGAAAGCGAGCAGGCGCTGCGCGGGAATCCGGTCGATGTGACGCGGCTACACGAGATCGTCGGTCCCACAAGTACTGTCGACTGGCGGGACGGGATCCGGCGGATGGTGGCCAAGTTCCATCCCGAGTTGGTGCGTCAGAGATAG
- a CDS encoding NYN domain-containing protein, giving the protein MRWIVDAMNVIGSRPDGWWKDRHGAMVDLVDRLERWASAEGDPKHVTVVLERPPSKAIRSSVIEIAHAPKAAANSADDEIVRLVRQLVENEAQPDIRVVTSDKTLADRVHAMGASVYRAERFRNLIDPPDTTAGAIDGD; this is encoded by the coding sequence GTGCGGTGGATTGTTGACGCCATGAACGTCATCGGGAGCCGTCCGGACGGATGGTGGAAGGACCGCCACGGCGCGATGGTCGATCTGGTGGATCGGCTCGAGCGTTGGGCATCGGCTGAAGGCGACCCGAAGCACGTCACCGTCGTGCTCGAGCGGCCACCGTCCAAGGCAATCCGCTCGTCTGTGATCGAGATCGCCCATGCCCCTAAAGCCGCCGCCAACTCGGCCGACGATGAGATCGTCCGGTTGGTGCGGCAACTGGTAGAGAACGAAGCGCAACCCGACATTCGCGTCGTGACGTCGGACAAGACGTTGGCCGATCGAGTGCACGCCATGGGTGCATCCGTCTACCGCGCGGAACGCTTCCGCAACCTCATCGATCCGCCCGACACCACCGCGGGAGCGATTGATGGCGATTGA
- a CDS encoding NAD(P)H-dependent flavin oxidoreductase: MAIDQTAQTAPNRVCQLAGIGIPIIQAPMTYIAGAQLAAAVSNSGALGIIETTSQQGRADLQRVRDLTDRPVGANIALLFNRDPGVIDLLVANGIRFVTTSAGDPRLFTARLHDAGITVFHVVGTLAAAKKAVDAGVDGLVVEGVEGGGFKNRFGASTMVLLPLVAAHVDVPIVSAGGICDARSMAAALVLGAEGVQMGTRLLASADSPVHGNLKQAVVRADETSTVMLPLDGKRMMRVIRTPAADKLDESASFEEGGAALQRVQRLYFDGDMDASVANTGQVAGRIEDLPPAADIIQQMWAGCREVLGDTLARFEGTHPPA; encoded by the coding sequence ATGGCGATTGACCAGACCGCCCAGACGGCGCCCAACCGGGTCTGCCAACTCGCGGGGATAGGCATCCCCATCATCCAGGCGCCGATGACCTACATCGCCGGAGCGCAACTGGCCGCGGCCGTATCCAACTCCGGCGCACTGGGCATCATCGAGACCACCTCCCAGCAAGGTCGGGCCGACCTGCAACGAGTGCGTGATCTCACCGACCGCCCCGTCGGCGCCAATATCGCGCTACTGTTCAACCGCGACCCAGGCGTCATAGACCTGTTGGTGGCCAACGGCATTCGCTTCGTCACCACTTCGGCCGGCGATCCCAGGCTGTTCACCGCGCGGCTGCACGACGCGGGCATCACCGTTTTTCATGTCGTGGGAACCCTGGCCGCAGCCAAGAAGGCCGTCGATGCCGGGGTGGATGGCCTGGTGGTCGAGGGCGTCGAAGGGGGCGGCTTCAAGAATCGGTTCGGCGCTTCAACCATGGTGCTGCTGCCGTTGGTGGCGGCCCACGTCGACGTTCCGATCGTGTCCGCCGGAGGGATCTGTGATGCCCGGTCCATGGCGGCCGCGTTGGTGCTCGGCGCGGAAGGTGTCCAGATGGGCACCCGACTGCTCGCCTCGGCGGACTCGCCGGTACACGGGAACCTGAAGCAAGCGGTAGTGCGCGCCGACGAGACCTCCACCGTCATGCTTCCGCTCGACGGCAAGCGAATGATGCGGGTGATCCGGACGCCCGCCGCCGACAAGCTCGATGAGTCAGCGTCTTTCGAGGAAGGCGGCGCGGCGTTGCAGCGTGTGCAGCGGCTCTATTTCGACGGCGACATGGACGCCAGCGTCGCGAACACCGGCCAGGTGGCCGGCCGCATCGAAGACCTGCCGCCGGCCGCCGACATCATCCAGCAGATGTGGGCCGGGTGCCGCGAAGTGCTCGGTGACACACTGGCCCGCTTCGAAGGGACACACCCTCCGGCTTAG